The genomic DNA CGGCAGGGCACCTGGTTTCGTGGCCGCGACCCGGTAGCTGCCGCGCGTGTCGTCCAGCGTGGCCGCGAGGCGGATGCTGCCCGCCTCGGGATGGCGGCCGTCGAGCGTCAGCCGCGAGAGGCCCCCGCCGTCCTCCGCGAGTCTTTCAAGAGCCGGGCTGTCGGGCAGATGGAAAGGCAGATAGGCGAGCGAGGCTTTATGGGATGCGAGGAATGCGCCCAAAGGGGCAAGGGCGCATTCCACGGCGCGGTGAGCGGCGCGAATTGCCGGGGTGGCGCGAACTTCCGCGGTGAGCCGCACGATGCGGTCGGCCGGAGATTCAGCGCCTGCCGGACAGATATCCAGGCGAGCGAAAATATCTTCGAAAGCATAGCGGGCCGCGAGATAGTCGGCCGCCAGATCGGCAGGGGTAGCCGCGCCATCGGACTGCACGAGGCGCAGCACGATTTCGGGCCACAGTGCGGCGATGCTGAAGGTGAGCAGGGTTCCGGGTCTGGGGTCGCCGCCGAGCGGGGCCAGGAGGCGGCAGCCCTGGGCATCGATCCAATAAAGGCCGGCGCTCTCCTGTTCGAGTACGCGGCCGCGAATGGTTTCGCCAGGGGAATGTCGGGCGCGAAAGGCGGTCACTCTGTCGGGGTGCTGGCGCATTGGGAACCGTCTCCCGGTTCATGGGAGGTGCCGTGTTAGGACGCGGCCTGTTCGATGATGAATTCGACCTCGTCCACGGACATGCCCGTGGAGCGCGCGAGTTCTTGAGCGGACTTGCCGCGCTTGTGCCCTGTGAGTACGATCTCGCGCAGGAATTCCGGCGAACGCGACATTTCCTGGGCCTGTTTGAGCAGTTTGGAAAGCTCCTTGGCTCGGGCTGCGAGGGCTTGGTCCAGGGCCGCGAGCTCTGCCTGGCGCTCCTCGAAGGAGGCCACGAGTTCACGCTCCATCTGGGTGTTGAAACGCAGCTTGTTGAGCAATTCCTCCTGCTTGTCGCGTAGCTTGGAGAGGACTTCCTCGCTTTTTCGCAGGCGCAGGAAAAATACGATCACCAATCCGAGGAGCAGAACCTCGAACACGGTGAGGAGGACCAGGAGCAATTCCATCGACATGAACGCCGCCGTCAGATCTTGATGTTGATGAGATTGCCGGTCCAGGGCGAGGCGTTGGACGCGGTATTCATTTCCTCGGAGGAATCGCCCTTGGAATGCTGGCGGGTACCTGCGTCGCCCTGCTGGCCTCCTCCCGCGCCTTCCCGGTCCACGAGCTTGGACTTTTCGGTACGCTCTATTTCCTGGACCTGTTCCTTGGACAGTTCGTGCTGCTGGACCGCCTTTTCGAAAAGCGCGGCACGTTGCTGGTCGGGATGCGTGCGCAAGGCCGTGGCCACCTTGGAGAGGTGGGGAAGCTGCTGGATGAGCAGATTCAGGTCGACCATGTTCGGCGGCGGCATCATTGCACCAGATATTTGTCTATAAGGATCGTTTCGATGTTGTCGTGCGCGACGAACTTGTTGAGTACCGAAAGAATGTCGCTCTTCAGTGTCTCCAGGTTCTCCGTGTCTGCGAGGAACGCGAACTCCTTGTTCTTCACGTAGTAGTAAACTGCATCGCGCAACTGGAACGTCTTTGCCGAGATCTCGCCTTCGGCCAGCTTGTTGGTGGCGACGATCGTAAATTGTAAATGCAAAAAACGTACCTTGCCGTCTTTGTCGATCAGTTCGATCCAGAACGGGTCAAAGGTGACGTTGAGGTCCACCGCCTCGGGAGCTGGTTTTTCAGCTTCTTTGATGGGCTGTTCAGCCGGTTCGTCCGGCTCGGGAGTCTTTTCAGGCCAGAGTACGATGGCGAGGATTGCGGCGAGCAGCAGCGCAAGGCCGCCTGCGGCGAAAAACAGGAATTTCTTGGTCAGCCATGCCGGGACGGCGATGACGCGTTTCTTTTCGGCCGGAGCCGCCTGGGCCAGCGCCTCTTCGGCCGAGATGTCCTCTTCGGGTTCATCTTCCTCTTCTTCGAGGAAGGGGGCGTCGTCGAGGTCGAGTTCGACCTTCTGCAACGCCCTGGGAACCTCGTCGCTTTCATCGAGGTTCCGTTCGTCGAGTCTGGCCTTCTCCTCTTGGGAACCGCCTCCCAGGGGATTGGCGGCGCCGAGCGGATCGTCGCCGTCGGGAACCATGAAAACCATCCTCGCCCCTTGAGAGAAGGCCTACCGAGGCCCGTCTATTTTCCGAAGATCTTTTCGATCTTCTGCCCCAGCGTGTCGGCCGTGAAAGGCTTGACGATGTAATTGGAGACTTTGGCCTGCACGGCCTCGATGATGTTCTCCTGCTGCGCCTCGGCCGTGACCATGAGGAACGGCAGGTCCGCGAACTCCTCGCTGGCCCGCACCTTGCGCAGGAGTTCGATGCCGGTCATCTGCGGCATGTTCCAGTCAGAGACGATGAAATCGATCTTGTCCTTGTTCAGGATCTCCCACGCGGTGGAGCCGTCGTCCGCCTCGACAACGTTGTTGAAGCCGAGTTGCTTGAGAATGTTGCGCACGATGCGGCGCATCGTCGAGAAGTCGTCCACCACGAGGATGCGCATATTCGGATTGGCGGCCATGACTGCTCCGGTCTCGTTAAGTGAGGTCGCCCTCGTAGTGCTCCTTGAAGAGGATACGGAGCTTTCCGAGGGCTTGTGAGTGAAGTTGCGAAACGCGGCCTTCTGTTATGTCCATGACCTCGGCCGTCTCCCGCATATTCAGTTCTTCG from Alkalidesulfovibrio alkalitolerans DSM 16529 includes the following:
- a CDS encoding chemotaxis response regulator CheY — protein: MAANPNMRILVVDDFSTMRRIVRNILKQLGFNNVVEADDGSTAWEILNKDKIDFIVSDWNMPQMTGIELLRKVRASEEFADLPFLMVTAEAQQENIIEAVQAKVSNYIVKPFTADTLGQKIEKIFGK
- a CDS encoding flagellar basal body-associated FliL family protein, whose protein sequence is MVPDGDDPLGAANPLGGGSQEEKARLDERNLDESDEVPRALQKVELDLDDAPFLEEEEDEPEEDISAEEALAQAAPAEKKRVIAVPAWLTKKFLFFAAGGLALLLAAILAIVLWPEKTPEPDEPAEQPIKEAEKPAPEAVDLNVTFDPFWIELIDKDGKVRFLHLQFTIVATNKLAEGEISAKTFQLRDAVYYYVKNKEFAFLADTENLETLKSDILSVLNKFVAHDNIETILIDKYLVQ